The Pedobacter roseus genome contains a region encoding:
- a CDS encoding alpha-N-arabinofuranosidase → MKKLILSIALLCSGLFADAQTETLLSIKPAGNQIVSKHIYGHFSEHLGRCIYDGFWVGENSSIPNKGRIRLDVVDALKKIKVPNLRWPGGCFADEYHWRDGIGPRNERPKMVNTNWGGVIEDNSFGTHEFLDLCKMLDCEPYIAGNVGSGTVEEMAKWVEYLNFDGVSPMTAIRKQNGMDKPWKVSFWGVGNESWGCGGNMTPEYYSDLYRRYATYARDYAGAPLKRIASGASSDDYHWTETCMKNIGPGRMWGLTLHYYTLPTGNWGAKGSATKFDEEQYFNTMKNCLRMEEIVSKHAAIMDKYDPKKKVALIVDEWGIWTDVEPGTNPGFLYQQNSLRDALIAGTTLNIFNNHSDRVRMANLAQTINVLQALILTEKDKMVLTPTYHVFDLYKVHMDAKYLPINFTSPDYSLGDKKILALNVSASQDSTGAIHISLVNLDPKNKIALNTDLGELKWKTVTGQILTSAQLTDVNTFTNANKVHNAKFTGAKKSGNTLKVELPAQSVVVLELK, encoded by the coding sequence ATGAAAAAATTAATCCTTTCTATCGCTCTGCTCTGCAGTGGCCTGTTTGCTGATGCACAAACCGAAACTTTGCTCAGCATTAAACCAGCAGGAAATCAAATTGTTAGCAAACACATTTATGGCCATTTCTCCGAGCATTTGGGCCGATGTATTTACGATGGTTTTTGGGTGGGTGAAAACTCCAGCATCCCAAATAAAGGCAGAATCAGATTAGATGTGGTGGATGCCTTAAAAAAAATAAAAGTGCCTAACCTGCGTTGGCCAGGGGGTTGTTTTGCCGATGAATACCATTGGCGGGATGGCATAGGCCCGAGAAACGAACGTCCCAAAATGGTAAATACCAACTGGGGAGGCGTAATTGAAGATAATAGTTTTGGTACGCACGAGTTTCTGGACCTTTGTAAAATGCTCGATTGTGAACCGTACATTGCCGGCAATGTAGGTAGCGGAACCGTTGAGGAAATGGCCAAATGGGTAGAATACCTCAATTTTGACGGCGTAAGCCCAATGACAGCCATCCGCAAACAAAACGGAATGGATAAACCCTGGAAAGTTTCGTTTTGGGGTGTTGGCAACGAGAGCTGGGGCTGCGGAGGAAATATGACTCCTGAATATTACAGCGATTTATATAGAAGATACGCTACTTATGCAAGAGATTATGCAGGTGCACCTTTAAAAAGAATTGCCAGTGGTGCCAGTTCTGATGATTACCATTGGACAGAAACCTGTATGAAAAACATTGGTCCAGGTAGAATGTGGGGATTAACCCTGCATTATTATACCCTACCTACGGGCAATTGGGGCGCCAAAGGTTCGGCCACCAAATTTGATGAAGAGCAGTATTTCAACACCATGAAAAACTGTTTGCGTATGGAAGAAATTGTGAGCAAACACGCTGCTATTATGGATAAATACGATCCAAAAAAGAAAGTAGCACTGATTGTTGATGAATGGGGAATCTGGACTGATGTGGAGCCTGGCACAAATCCTGGTTTTCTTTACCAGCAAAACAGCCTGCGCGATGCTTTAATTGCCGGAACAACGCTTAATATTTTCAACAACCATTCTGACCGTGTGAGAATGGCAAACCTGGCGCAAACCATCAATGTATTACAGGCTTTAATTTTAACTGAAAAAGATAAAATGGTGCTTACCCCTACTTATCACGTTTTCGATCTGTATAAAGTGCACATGGATGCCAAATACCTGCCCATTAATTTCACCAGCCCTGATTATAGTTTAGGAGACAAAAAAATCCTGGCGTTGAATGTTTCAGCATCGCAGGATAGTACAGGTGCCATCCACATTTCGCTGGTTAACCTCGATCCTAAAAACAAAATTGCTTTAAACACCGATTTGGGAGAATTAAAATGGAAAACCGTTACCGGCCAGATTTTAACATCGGCACAGCTTACTGATGTAAATACGTTTACAAATGCCAATAAAGTGCACAATGCAAAATTTACCGGAGCTAAAAAATCAGGAAATACATTGAAAGTTGAGCTTCCTGCACAATCTGTTGTCGTACTCGAATTAAAATAA
- a CDS encoding glycoside hydrolase family 28 protein, with protein MNIFKISFLIIALFFQSVAKAQPKTPDWVAKVGHRNTQYKSNVFLTKKYGAIGNGKTLNTVFIQQAIDDCAAKGGGIVTFEPGKYLTGSLFIKKGVNLNIGKGVELLGSENIKDYPEIDTRVAGIEMKWPAALINIIKQNKATISGSGLINAQGKVFWDYYWNLRKEYEPKGLRWIVDYDAKRPRTILIAESADVVLKEVNIQQAGFWTVQVLYSAYVTVDQVTIRNNVDGHGPSTDGIDIDSSTWILVQNCDIDCNDDNFCLKAGRDWDGLRVNKPTEYVVIRNSIARKGAGLLTLGSETSGGIRHVWATDLTGYDTGNALNIKSATIRGGTVEDVYFNNITMHGVGNVLQVNPNWNPTYSYSTLPAGYSLETVPAHWKKMLTHVEPKERGIPKIQDIHLYNVKATGAKKAINAVGLPESTLKNFTLSQIAIDGATAGTIDFCADWKFYNVSIQAADGSKLKVSNSTAIKL; from the coding sequence ATGAATATCTTTAAAATCAGTTTTTTGATTATTGCCCTGTTTTTTCAATCTGTTGCTAAGGCGCAGCCTAAAACCCCCGATTGGGTGGCTAAGGTTGGCCACCGCAATACCCAATACAAAAGCAACGTTTTTTTAACAAAGAAATATGGAGCGATTGGCAATGGAAAAACATTAAACACGGTATTTATTCAGCAAGCGATTGATGATTGCGCAGCAAAGGGTGGGGGTATAGTTACTTTCGAACCCGGAAAATATTTAACCGGATCGCTGTTTATTAAAAAAGGGGTTAACCTCAATATAGGCAAAGGCGTAGAGCTATTGGGCAGTGAAAACATTAAAGATTATCCGGAAATTGATACCAGGGTTGCGGGGATTGAGATGAAATGGCCTGCTGCCCTGATCAACATTATCAAACAAAATAAGGCAACTATCTCGGGGAGCGGATTAATTAACGCACAGGGAAAGGTATTTTGGGATTACTACTGGAATTTGCGTAAAGAATATGAACCAAAAGGTTTACGCTGGATTGTTGATTACGATGCCAAAAGGCCACGCACCATACTGATTGCCGAATCTGCTGACGTAGTTTTAAAAGAGGTAAACATACAACAAGCTGGTTTTTGGACGGTACAGGTACTTTATTCGGCTTATGTAACGGTTGATCAAGTCACCATTAGAAATAATGTAGATGGGCATGGACCGAGCACGGATGGGATAGATATTGATTCATCTACCTGGATACTGGTTCAAAACTGCGATATAGACTGTAACGACGATAATTTCTGCTTAAAAGCCGGCCGTGATTGGGACGGCTTAAGGGTAAATAAACCAACTGAATACGTGGTGATCAGAAACAGCATTGCCAGAAAGGGTGCCGGATTGTTAACCCTGGGCAGCGAAACTTCTGGTGGAATCCGCCATGTTTGGGCCACCGATTTAACAGGTTATGATACCGGAAATGCGCTGAATATTAAATCGGCCACCATAAGGGGCGGAACGGTAGAGGATGTCTATTTTAATAACATTACCATGCATGGCGTGGGCAATGTACTGCAGGTAAACCCCAATTGGAACCCAACATACAGCTATTCTACTTTGCCCGCGGGTTATAGTCTGGAAACCGTGCCTGCGCACTGGAAAAAAATGCTGACCCACGTAGAACCTAAAGAAAGAGGGATTCCAAAAATACAGGATATCCATCTTTACAATGTAAAAGCAACCGGCGCTAAAAAAGCAATCAACGCAGTTGGTTTACCCGAATCTACGTTAAAAAACTTCACATTGTCGCAAATTGCGATAGATGGGGCAACAGCCGGAACGATTGATTTTTGTGCCGACTGGAAATTCTACAATGTTAGCATACAGGCAGCAGATGGCTCGAAGCTTAAAGTAAGCAACTCAACAGCCATCAAACTGTAG
- a CDS encoding alpha-L-arabinofuranosidase C-terminal domain-containing protein, with protein sequence MKLNALKKSVLNACFASSLSFTAIPLLLQAQSPKVVKIKLDQSVARVQPNMWGVFFEDINFGADGGIYAELIKNRSFEFTKPLMGWSIQRKKANEGEILVVNRKEVNTANPRYLQVNNENGPFGITNEGFKGIGVKKGLRYDFSVMYRQKSPGVTLHLQLLSANNKVIGEGNLVPEQSGGSWKKQSASFTATETDPKAKFAIIFEGKGQIDLDMISLFPGDTWKGRKQGLRADMVQLLADMKPGFIRFPGGCIVEGTDLANRYQWKKTIGPIENRQLIINRWNTEFAYRSAPDYYQSFGLGFFEYFQLAEDIGSDALPILNCGMACQFNTGEVAALDELDPYVQDALDLIEFANGDVNTKWGKMRADLGHPKPFNLKMMGIGNENWGPQYLERLAIFTKAIKAKYPDFKLINSSGTDPEGDRFNLLNTSLRENKADFIDEHYYRPADWFLKNAGRYDNYPRNESKVFVGEYAVHADKNFVGSNRNNWQSALASAALMTGLERNADVVQMASYAPLFAHIDAWQWAPDMIWVDNLNIYGTPDYYVQKLFATNKGTDVVSITLDDKNIIGQDGLYASSVLDKNKKELIIKIANNTDKSQSIDFELDGKTKLKSSGTVEELADSNLNQVNSFDNPQALSPKVSAINVKGKKLNTSLKPYSFSVIKIPFN encoded by the coding sequence ATGAAACTAAACGCACTTAAAAAAAGCGTGTTAAACGCCTGTTTTGCTTCTTCGCTCAGTTTTACAGCCATCCCACTGTTGCTGCAGGCTCAAAGCCCGAAAGTGGTCAAAATCAAGTTAGATCAATCCGTTGCCAGGGTTCAGCCCAATATGTGGGGTGTTTTTTTTGAGGATATCAACTTTGGGGCTGACGGTGGAATTTATGCTGAACTGATTAAAAACAGGTCGTTCGAGTTTACTAAACCCTTAATGGGCTGGAGCATTCAGCGAAAAAAAGCAAATGAAGGCGAAATTTTGGTCGTTAACCGCAAGGAAGTAAATACAGCTAACCCACGTTACCTGCAGGTTAACAACGAAAACGGCCCTTTTGGCATCACCAATGAGGGTTTTAAAGGCATTGGTGTTAAAAAAGGCTTACGCTATGATTTCTCGGTGATGTACCGTCAGAAAAGCCCTGGCGTAACCCTGCACCTGCAGTTGTTAAGTGCAAACAATAAAGTAATTGGAGAAGGAAATCTTGTTCCTGAGCAAAGCGGCGGCAGTTGGAAAAAACAATCGGCCAGTTTTACCGCTACAGAAACGGATCCAAAGGCAAAATTCGCCATCATTTTCGAAGGAAAAGGTCAAATTGATTTAGATATGATCTCGCTCTTTCCCGGCGATACCTGGAAAGGCCGCAAGCAAGGTTTAAGGGCCGATATGGTTCAGCTTTTAGCAGATATGAAACCTGGCTTTATCCGCTTCCCGGGCGGCTGCATTGTAGAAGGCACCGATTTGGCCAACCGCTATCAATGGAAAAAAACAATAGGCCCGATAGAAAACAGGCAATTGATCATCAACCGGTGGAATACTGAATTTGCCTACCGCTCAGCACCAGATTATTACCAGAGTTTTGGTTTGGGATTTTTCGAATATTTCCAGCTGGCAGAAGATATTGGTTCGGATGCCCTGCCCATTTTAAACTGCGGCATGGCCTGCCAGTTTAATACCGGTGAAGTGGCTGCCCTGGATGAACTTGACCCTTATGTACAGGATGCCCTTGACCTGATCGAATTTGCCAATGGCGATGTAAATACCAAATGGGGTAAAATGAGGGCAGATCTGGGGCACCCTAAACCTTTTAATTTAAAAATGATGGGTATTGGAAATGAAAACTGGGGTCCTCAATACCTGGAGCGATTAGCCATTTTCACCAAGGCCATTAAAGCAAAATATCCTGATTTTAAACTCATCAACAGTTCGGGCACTGATCCGGAGGGCGACCGTTTTAACCTGCTTAATACTTCGTTAAGAGAAAATAAGGCCGATTTTATAGATGAACATTACTATCGCCCGGCAGATTGGTTTTTGAAAAATGCAGGACGCTATGATAATTATCCACGGAACGAATCGAAGGTTTTTGTAGGAGAATACGCAGTTCATGCCGATAAAAACTTTGTTGGCAGCAACCGTAATAACTGGCAAAGTGCATTGGCTTCAGCAGCTTTAATGACGGGTTTGGAGCGCAACGCCGATGTGGTTCAAATGGCTTCTTACGCACCCCTTTTTGCACATATTGATGCCTGGCAGTGGGCCCCGGATATGATTTGGGTGGATAACCTGAATATTTATGGTACACCCGATTATTATGTGCAAAAACTTTTTGCCACCAATAAAGGAACTGACGTGGTTTCAATCACTTTGGATGATAAAAATATCATCGGACAGGATGGATTATATGCCTCTTCGGTACTCGATAAAAACAAAAAAGAGCTGATTATCAAAATAGCCAACAATACTGATAAAAGCCAGTCGATTGATTTTGAACTGGATGGAAAAACCAAATTAAAAAGTAGCGGAACAGTAGAAGAACTGGCAGATTCGAACCTCAACCAGGTAAATTCATTCGATAATCCACAGGCTTTAAGTCCGAAAGTTTCAGCAATAAATGTAAAAGGCAAAAAACTAAACACCAGCCTAAAACCCTATTCTTTCAGCGTGATCAAAATCCCTTTCAATTAA
- a CDS encoding MG2 domain-containing protein, whose protein sequence is MTIKKLSVLTLILGLSAYSFAQQRPVAQTSPPETIKLFFEKTYLQTDRTYYSAGEEIWFSAYLVNAKSTSLTSTSNNLYVELISPQSAILDKKTIRLDNGLGKGDFKIADTIPSGWYNIRAYTNWMRNFGTNFVFQKSIFITNHLKENATYATRNADKKPPGAANPGKQKSIMFFPEGGSLVEGLNSLVAFKTNDDLGNGLKASGSVISSKGDTVTTFQSTDAGMGIFAFNPKANESYKVVGLFGKEPFSAVLPQILKKGLALHLSSDSLQLKVTISANETLFNEINGKSLSIIIKHAGDNVYSGTAKMTKQAISVSIPTKDIPQGISVLTLIDDAGRPNCERLVFINGESKNRLTITPGKTSYKTREKVELNIKATDLMGQPAKMALSLAVVDGLIPDDGSNIESYLLLQSEIKGEIKNAGQYFDHNNPARLKQLDLLLLTQGWRDYVWKKLADSAIKIKYLPEAGLGIKGLVREKLANKPLPNMNVTLFGSGFNGDKLFATQTDQNGHYFFDGLKWYGNQPIKISSQDGKGKKGGWLQIDSVEKPVAIQFKNGLQDFAKKIDAEISKRMDYNRTYKFGDSITLNDVDVKANKGKNVEMFDQTLMTFGYPDQVFDITNADYSYKGLEHFLLTKVSGAQPVDDADSIGNEGITFISNGKKIRPRIKVNNREELVAERLDYYSLTMDQVNQVKVQHLVNNSGNDVYVISLNLKDSALRGTSLNLLNINLTGYYTARDFYSPNYSNPANANRDLRTTVFWSPLIKTNENGEAKVSFYNSDNKGNIVIRADGITQKGAALSSKTSYTVQ, encoded by the coding sequence ATGACAATTAAGAAATTATCTGTTCTGACCCTGATTTTAGGATTATCAGCCTACAGCTTTGCCCAGCAAAGGCCTGTAGCGCAGACTAGCCCTCCTGAAACCATAAAATTGTTTTTCGAAAAAACGTACCTGCAAACCGACCGCACTTATTACAGCGCTGGTGAGGAGATTTGGTTTAGCGCCTATCTGGTTAATGCAAAAAGCACGAGTTTAACCTCAACCAGCAACAATTTATATGTAGAATTGATTTCACCTCAATCAGCCATTTTGGATAAAAAAACCATCCGTTTAGATAATGGTTTGGGTAAAGGCGACTTCAAAATAGCCGATACCATTCCATCAGGTTGGTACAACATCAGGGCCTATACCAACTGGATGCGTAATTTTGGAACCAACTTTGTGTTTCAGAAAAGTATTTTCATCACCAATCATTTAAAAGAAAATGCCACTTACGCCACCCGCAATGCTGACAAAAAACCTCCGGGAGCTGCAAATCCGGGTAAGCAGAAATCCATCATGTTTTTCCCCGAGGGCGGTTCATTGGTAGAAGGATTAAATAGTTTGGTGGCTTTTAAAACCAACGATGACCTGGGCAATGGCCTTAAAGCAAGCGGAAGTGTAATCTCTTCAAAAGGCGATACCGTTACCACCTTTCAAAGTACCGATGCAGGCATGGGGATTTTCGCTTTTAACCCTAAGGCAAACGAAAGTTATAAGGTAGTTGGATTATTCGGAAAGGAGCCGTTTTCGGCGGTATTACCGCAGATTTTGAAAAAGGGCCTGGCCTTACACCTCAGCAGCGATTCCCTTCAGCTTAAAGTAACGATAAGTGCAAACGAAACGTTGTTTAATGAAATTAACGGGAAATCGTTATCCATTATCATCAAACATGCAGGAGACAATGTGTACAGCGGCACGGCTAAAATGACAAAACAGGCTATTTCAGTTTCTATTCCAACAAAAGATATTCCCCAGGGCATTTCGGTACTTACCCTAATTGATGATGCCGGAAGGCCAAATTGTGAGCGCCTGGTTTTTATTAACGGGGAAAGCAAAAACAGACTGACCATAACACCAGGTAAAACGAGCTACAAAACCCGCGAAAAAGTAGAACTGAATATTAAAGCTACCGATTTGATGGGCCAGCCTGCAAAAATGGCTTTATCGTTGGCTGTAGTAGATGGCCTGATCCCAGACGATGGATCCAATATCGAATCCTATTTATTGCTCCAATCTGAAATTAAGGGCGAGATTAAAAATGCCGGTCAATATTTCGATCATAATAATCCGGCCAGATTAAAACAGCTTGATTTACTTTTATTAACACAGGGCTGGAGGGATTATGTATGGAAAAAACTGGCAGATAGTGCCATCAAAATAAAATATCTGCCCGAGGCCGGATTAGGCATTAAAGGCCTGGTGCGCGAGAAACTGGCCAATAAACCATTGCCCAATATGAATGTTACGCTGTTTGGCTCGGGTTTTAATGGCGATAAGCTATTTGCAACGCAAACCGATCAGAACGGGCACTACTTTTTCGACGGATTAAAATGGTACGGGAATCAGCCCATAAAAATCTCTTCTCAGGATGGAAAAGGAAAAAAAGGAGGGTGGCTGCAGATTGATTCGGTAGAAAAACCGGTTGCCATCCAGTTTAAAAACGGATTGCAGGATTTTGCAAAAAAGATTGATGCTGAAATAAGCAAACGCATGGATTATAACCGCACCTATAAGTTTGGCGATTCCATAACCTTAAATGATGTAGACGTAAAAGCAAATAAAGGCAAAAATGTCGAAATGTTCGATCAAACCCTGATGACTTTTGGTTATCCCGATCAGGTATTCGACATCACAAACGCCGATTACAGTTATAAAGGGCTCGAGCATTTTTTACTCACTAAAGTAAGTGGTGCCCAACCGGTTGATGATGCCGATTCTATTGGGAATGAAGGCATCACATTTATCTCAAACGGTAAAAAAATCCGTCCGCGGATTAAAGTGAATAACAGGGAAGAATTGGTAGCCGAGCGCCTCGATTATTACAGTTTAACCATGGACCAGGTTAACCAGGTAAAAGTTCAGCACCTGGTGAACAACAGCGGTAATGATGTGTACGTCATCAGCCTCAATTTAAAAGACAGTGCATTAAGGGGTACCAGCCTCAATCTGCTAAACATTAACCTTACCGGATATTACACTGCCCGCGATTTTTATTCGCCCAATTACAGTAATCCTGCAAACGCGAATAGAGATTTACGCACTACTGTTTTTTGGTCGCCATTAATAAAAACCAACGAAAACGGGGAGGCTAAAGTGAGCTTTTACAATAGCGATAACAAAGGAAACATCGTAATCAGGGCAGATGGCATTACCCAAAAAGGTGCAGCCTTATCCTCAAAAACAAGCTATACCGTTCAATAA
- a CDS encoding glycoside hydrolase family 43 protein produces MKKLIYFSIALLFAAIQAKAQTQKDVYLFAYFKNNGEDGLHLAYSTDAYKWSALKNDSSFLKPTVSKDKLMRDPCIIRGADGLFHMVWTVSWKDKGIGYASSKDLITWSEQQFIPVMAKEDGARNTWAPEITYDSKSKLYMIYWASTITGRFTETASKMEDGYNHRIYYVTTKDFKSFSDTKLLYEPGFNVIDATIVNNDGRFVMFLKDETREPAQKNIKVAYAKQLIGPYSKASAAITGNYWAEGPTTLRKGNDWLVYFDKYRDHKYGAILSTDLKNWTDVSEKISLPKGLRHGTILNISHNELKALLTQ; encoded by the coding sequence ATGAAAAAACTGATATACTTTTCAATCGCATTGCTCTTTGCGGCTATTCAGGCAAAGGCCCAAACCCAAAAGGATGTTTATCTTTTTGCTTATTTCAAAAATAACGGAGAGGATGGTTTACATCTTGCTTATAGTACCGACGCTTACAAATGGAGCGCGCTTAAAAATGACTCTTCCTTTTTGAAACCAACGGTGAGTAAGGATAAATTAATGAGGGATCCTTGTATTATCCGCGGTGCTGATGGTTTATTCCACATGGTTTGGACGGTAAGCTGGAAAGATAAAGGCATTGGTTATGCCAGCTCTAAAGATTTAATTACCTGGAGCGAACAACAGTTTATTCCGGTAATGGCCAAAGAAGATGGCGCCAGAAATACCTGGGCACCCGAAATTACTTACGATAGTAAAAGCAAACTGTACATGATTTACTGGGCAAGTACCATCACCGGCAGATTTACCGAAACGGCCTCTAAAATGGAAGATGGCTACAACCATCGCATTTATTATGTGACCACCAAAGATTTTAAAAGTTTTTCTGATACCAAATTGCTTTATGAGCCTGGTTTTAATGTAATTGACGCCACCATTGTAAATAATGATGGAAGATTTGTGATGTTTTTAAAAGATGAAACCCGCGAGCCTGCTCAAAAAAACATCAAAGTGGCTTATGCAAAACAACTAATTGGTCCCTATTCGAAAGCAAGCGCAGCCATTACCGGAAATTACTGGGCCGAAGGACCAACAACCCTAAGAAAAGGTAACGATTGGCTGGTTTATTTTGATAAATACCGCGATCATAAATATGGCGCCATTCTATCAACAGATTTAAAAAACTGGACCGATGTTTCTGAAAAAATCTCTCTTCCAAAAGGATTAAGACACGGAACAATTTTAAACATTAGCCATAACGAATTAAAAGCGCTATTAACCCAATAA
- a CDS encoding glycoside hydrolase family 97 protein, with product MKYKALALAFSIIATMQTLHAQNRYEISSPDKTLKVTVVLAQQQLSYTISRNGAEVLNTSSLGLVRADEDFSKKLSILSVSKNELVKDSYTLKNAKRLLNNYAANKRIIHLQTPSKQKMDVIFQVSDDGVAFRYYFPDRDAKIKKLAEEKTSFHFFNGAKAWMQPMSVAKTGWESTNPSYEEYYKKEINVGTPAPTNAGWVYPALFNYKDTWLLISESGLDGNYCATRLKQNSADGNYEVGFPDQREAFTGQNVNPESELPWYTPWRIIAIGSLKTITGSTLGTDLAYPAKSNINPDLFQLGKASWSWIILKDNSITYDVQKKYIDFAADMKWEFCLIDVDWDTKIGFDKMQELADYAKSKNVGLILWYNSAGDWNTVKYTPRNKLNVKESRLKEFAMLQKMGIKGIKVDFFGGDGQSMIKYYLEIFEDAAKFGLSVNCHGATLPRGWQRTYPNLVTMESIRGMEFITFEQENANEEPLHATTIPFTRNVFDPMDFTPMTLNKLPKINRNTTNGFELALPVIFQSGVQHLAETPDGMAKVPAYVKTFLQNFPSSWSDTKLIDGYPGKFVVMARKSGNKWYIGGINGETFAKEISFDGNKFGGKTATLITDGNEDLSFVKSELTSNATIKITMKPHGGFVLVIE from the coding sequence ATGAAATATAAAGCCCTTGCCCTGGCATTTTCAATAATTGCCACCATGCAGACGCTCCATGCGCAAAACAGATACGAAATCAGTAGTCCTGATAAAACCCTTAAGGTTACCGTTGTTTTAGCGCAGCAGCAATTATCTTATACCATCAGCCGCAATGGTGCCGAAGTGCTTAATACTTCAAGCTTGGGCTTGGTCCGCGCCGACGAAGATTTTTCAAAAAAACTTTCCATTTTATCGGTTTCTAAAAATGAGCTGGTTAAAGACAGTTATACTTTAAAAAACGCAAAGCGCTTGCTTAACAATTATGCCGCTAACAAAAGAATAATCCATTTGCAGACACCATCAAAGCAGAAAATGGATGTCATCTTCCAGGTATCTGATGATGGTGTTGCCTTCCGATATTATTTCCCTGACCGCGATGCAAAAATTAAAAAATTAGCAGAAGAAAAAACCTCTTTTCACTTTTTTAACGGTGCTAAAGCCTGGATGCAACCCATGTCGGTCGCAAAAACAGGCTGGGAAAGTACGAACCCATCTTACGAAGAATATTACAAAAAGGAAATTAATGTGGGTACCCCTGCCCCAACAAATGCAGGCTGGGTTTATCCGGCTTTGTTCAACTATAAAGATACCTGGCTTTTGATCTCAGAAAGTGGCCTGGATGGCAATTATTGCGCAACACGCCTTAAACAAAATTCAGCCGATGGAAATTATGAAGTCGGTTTTCCTGATCAAAGAGAAGCTTTTACAGGGCAAAATGTAAACCCCGAATCTGAATTGCCATGGTACACGCCCTGGCGCATTATTGCCATCGGCAGTTTAAAAACCATCACCGGATCTACCCTTGGGACCGATCTGGCCTACCCTGCCAAAAGCAATATCAACCCCGATTTATTTCAGTTGGGCAAGGCCTCATGGAGCTGGATTATTTTAAAGGATAACTCCATCACTTATGATGTACAAAAGAAATACATCGATTTTGCTGCAGATATGAAATGGGAGTTTTGCCTGATCGATGTAGACTGGGACACCAAAATTGGTTTTGATAAAATGCAGGAACTGGCAGATTATGCTAAATCAAAAAATGTGGGTTTAATCCTCTGGTATAATTCTGCAGGCGATTGGAATACCGTAAAATACACGCCCAGAAACAAACTTAATGTTAAAGAAAGCCGCTTGAAAGAATTTGCAATGCTCCAAAAAATGGGTATTAAAGGCATTAAGGTCGACTTTTTTGGTGGCGATGGGCAATCGATGATTAAATATTACCTTGAAATTTTTGAAGATGCCGCCAAATTCGGTTTAAGTGTAAACTGCCATGGTGCCACCTTACCAAGAGGCTGGCAACGTACCTACCCTAACCTGGTAACCATGGAATCGATTAGAGGAATGGAATTTATTACTTTCGAACAGGAGAATGCCAATGAAGAACCGCTGCATGCCACCACCATCCCTTTTACCAGGAATGTGTTCGACCCCATGGATTTTACCCCAATGACCTTGAACAAACTCCCAAAAATAAACCGTAATACCACAAATGGTTTCGAACTTGCCTTACCTGTAATTTTCCAGTCGGGAGTACAGCATTTGGCAGAAACGCCTGATGGAATGGCTAAAGTACCTGCTTACGTTAAAACATTTTTGCAAAACTTTCCATCCAGCTGGTCAGATACGAAACTGATTGACGGTTATCCGGGCAAATTTGTGGTAATGGCCAGAAAATCGGGCAACAAATGGTACATCGGCGGCATAAACGGCGAAACTTTTGCGAAAGAAATCAGTTTTGATGGTAATAAATTTGGAGGAAAAACAGCCACATTGATTACAGATGGAAATGAAGATCTTTCATTTGTTAAAAGCGAACTCACCTCAAACGCAACTATTAAAATTACCATGAAACCACATGGAGGATTTGTTTTAGTGATAGAATAA